Below is a genomic region from Choristoneura fumiferana chromosome 30, NRCan_CFum_1, whole genome shotgun sequence.
AATATGAAAGTGTGGAGAGGCACTTCGTCATGCTTCGTCCCAACTCGGTCGGTACTTCGGTCAACTTTCCCGAGGACTTTGTCGAGAACTTAGCGAGCAGTGTGGAGCTAGGGTACGAATTAACCACTCAACAAATTCCAGAACTACCCACGACCAACAAATCAAGCAGTGAACCAAAGGAACGCGCTAAATCAAAAGAGTCACTCGAGACACGCCTCACGAAGTCCGACAGGACCAAAACGGATAAAGCTTCCGTCAGAAAAGCACCCATCAAAAGGAAGCCCATAATAAAAACCATAACAGCCAAAAACGACTCTCTAAGAGTCTATAAAGCCGTTACATTCGTCGATCAGAAAAAATCAAAACCTCTAGAGATTAAAATCCCAAGTGAAGTTAAAAAGGTGCGCTCCAAACCTAAATTACCAAAGAAAGATGCACACATCCAGATTGAACCAAGTAAAGTTAGCGTCGTAAAGGTCGCTAAGAAAAGAAAGGTGCTCAAAAAGCATAATGCTAAAGAAATTTGTAACTTTCCAACACCAGCTGTTTCGTCCGCGAAGATATTATCCCCCGAAACAGAGGTGGCAAAATGGAGTTCTTCTAACAACCACACGATGCCTTACTACGAGGCTTGGGTGAATACAACTTTGGCAGCCATATCTAAGTATTCAAAGAAAGATAAGTTGTATTTAGAGAAACAGAATATTCTGCAGACTTTTAAGCGTCAGTTACAACAGCGACAGTTATCTCCCGAATTATTGTATGACAAATTTGAAGATGAAAGGTATACAGGTAAAATTAAAGTTCGACAAGGTCTCAAACATGTAGCGTAGCAGATGCAAAGAAATGTGGTTCGCGTCGTCTCGGTGTGAGGAAAGCTAAATGCTTGTGATAAGCGTCTCTTAGAGCATAGATATAATGATTGTAACATAATATAGCCTTCCCGCAAGACTTATACGTCTTAGACAAACCCTAAATGGCAGTTTCCTATGAAACGGACATGCATATTCAACGATTGTATAAGTCTGTGGGGGCGAGTAGTGTTCGTAAAATTACTAGTGTTCGAATGGCGCATAAGCAGGGGGACTTATACTTCGTTTAAGGCGATAGCGGAACATGCGCAGAATTGAATctttaaataattgaattgaatctAATCCTTCTAAAATGTTTGAGAAGTTGTTAGTGAAATGTGTCAGTTTTGGTGCGCagttggaatttaaataaaatgctgGACATGatttgaagtttttattttcaaaataaatctaAGTACTAGCAGATTTGCTTACACTACTAATAGGGAAAACATAACCACTGGAACAGTAGCATCGTCAAGCCAGCCTCTAGAAACTTAAATTGTTAGGCTTATTGGAAGGAAATCTTTTCGGCATCCACCCGAGGCAGGCTTTGGCATGTATTGAGGGTAGGGTGCGCAGTACTATTGGGGTGGTGTTGGTGTACAAAAAGCAGTGCTGCGGATAGTAGCTGCCACCCTGACCTACTCATGCCAATGGAGGTAGGGCATTTAGTTTAGTCATGACATGGATAATGCCAAAGCGTTAGGAATTTTCTTACAATATGGCACTTGCTGAGCTTAATGTGATTATTGTTTAACGAGACATCAAAAGTTTTACAATGTTTTGGGCCCAGTTCGCCACtctttgatacattttatgcgacagataaatgtaatgcaGAGTTTATTTACTCGGACAAAACAAACCAAGACCGAAGACATCACAGAtatgtcgaataaaaaaaatcaatgaacgGGCccttaaagttttattttcaaagcaTTACTATGGAACATTGTCACTACGtacagtcaatgtcataaataagtgatcactgtTGTACCtcgtcgctttcagtcggtacacaatttcgtatgccttttcaaacatgacgttaaaatgacaaggaagtgataacttatttatgacgttgactgtactaggaGTTCTGCTAAAGAGCTTTGTCTATTTTATACAGGTTGTAACAAAAATGAGATAGTTATTTCTTACAAAAATGTTAAGTGCATATGTATAACAACACGTTTCATACAAACCATGAACACTAGCTAACGAACTTGACGATAATAATCGAAAACACTTCACAGTATtgtattgatttatataaaaataaaggtaGATCTAGTTCGAGTCGAACACACAGAAACAAACTTAAATCTATTTTACAGATATAAAAACatagacattttatttattggtcAGATTTAGttgtttttgccttttttttgtcaatgaCCACCTAAAAGGTAAAACGCTTCCTTTTAAGATAGGATTTCTTCCAAAAATTAAATGGCGCGGTTTCCCAGGCTACAGTACGTTACGTTGTCGAAAAATACTCTTAGAACTACGCTATCGTGCTTCCAAAAACGTTTTAGTGACGACACTCGTCGCTTCATAACCTCATAAGgacgctgttatgcaatagtgtgttaaccctgaTCGATTCTACAATAaaatgtcaacccttagaaaaggCTTTTAACAGTTGTGGTGTAGTATGTAAGTTactatataaataatgtacttcAATTATTGAGGcagtaataaaacaatattcaatTGAATTACACGTTTCATTCAATCACGCCATCCACCAACacacagttgacattgtattgcaaaatgacagtcgACTcattattgcaaaacagcgtcctgGTGGCACTGCTACTGAAGAAAATCTTAGTTTTTATTACACACTTTCTTCAAATACAGTTACCCTCTATTGAACACCACAGTGAGCAATACAGAAAGAAGGCAAATGGGAAAAAAGTAGGGTTCCTAATAGAACAATTAGTATTTTAAGGACCGACAATAATTGTGATCCAAAGAATAGATTCCGTGAAGATAATGCAGCAATAAGGCTTGGATTATCCacacagaaaatattttatacgaaTACTACTTccatcgcaaaaaaaaaataatcataatcatctttATCCAAATTCAACCCTCCACCGCTAGAAAAAAATCAGATTCCTACGCAGCAAACAACGGTAGCTGTAGGTATTTATCAAATTGAAATATTGATGAACATCAAAAAGCTGTAATAAATGGCATACAGGCAGATTACTACTTCCATCGCAAAAATCATCATGTTCATCTTTATCCAAATTCAACCCTCCACCGCTAGAAAACAATCAGATTCCTACGCAGCAAACACAACAGTAGCTGTAGGTATTTATCAAATTGAAATATTGATGAACATCAAAAACTATGGCATTTACTACTTCCATCGGGCATCCACCGCTAGAAAACAATCAGATTCCTACGCAGCAAACACAACAGTACAGTAGCTGTAGGTATTtatcaaattgaaattttgatGAACAtcaaaaaactttaataaattcacagacagacagattctTCCCTTCACTCTAGCATAAAAATCTATCCTCCTTCCCAACGCACTTATCCATTCTCCTACGTCACAGAATATATTAATTCATTCACTATGGCGTGTCATACACAGCTTTCTGGAGAGTACTGGCGTAGCGAACTACCACTTCACCTAGGGTCACCAGGGTCGCTCCAGAAAGTCGTCGGCAACGTGAAGTGTCtgctaggcttcctccaggagctaggctggcatgaaCATCCGATTACGAAAAAAAGTCGATTAGCGAAGAACCGCTTTTAACGACTTTGGGTGTGTTGGAGCGAGCACGTACAACTTTCGAAGATTCTATCTAAATTACATCTCCGTCCCAGCGCACCCTGGGGTGAAGAAACAAAAAGGAAGCAACCTTAAAGAAAACCAGCACCCGAGAGACAACTATAGAACCTGAACTCCCATCATCATTCCCTTTTCTTTTTTGCCATCCCAATATACGTTAAAGCTCATTCATCGAAGCTGGTATATGCAAACTCCTAAAACAGTTTTTATGTATTACTTTACACAGTGTGAAGACGCATGGTCGTGAAATAAAAGAAGAGAATGAAAAGACCAATGAAAGTGATTCCCCGAATGCGGGTACTATATGGCATGCGTTACAGAGATCTACCGCACCCCATATGCGGGCCCTGTCGACCAATGTAACTGAGCCATAAGCTAGTAGGGCCTATAGGAATTCGGGCATATCACTAAAGAATTTTAGCCCTAATTAACCGGATAGTGTCAACCGGAGTAAAATGGGTAGAAGAAATTGATGAAAATACGGAAATATTCGGAATCAATCGAGCACAGCATGCTTAATCAGGATCCACATAGTATCAGCGTCAACTCCCAcgacactaataataataataattataacttgGGAGAAGTTACACCAATTGATTCTATTAGTTGTGAAACAAAGATTTCTTATTCTTAAGCAATTAGGTTTCGGTCAGGACGAAACATTcaaatcctgaaaaaaaaatgggcaACAATGGTGCGAAAAACCATCCACGAAGTGATGCCAGACAGAAGAAAAGTGATAAGCATGCCTTCATTGTCTGTTAATTACGAAGGACTCATTCAAATTCTAATTGAAGAAGCACCGAACATTTAGACTTGCTCCAGATACGGTATCCGGTTAGGAAATATTGagaaaatgtaatttatattgGTGGAATACCTGTAATAAGGCGTAATAAGTACAAAAACTCCCAATGACTGCACGTAGTCATGGAAAAGAAGAAAGAATGTTTGAAACATTGCAACTTACACCTATCGTCGTTCTACAAGAGAAATTTAAATTCATCTAGAAACATGTGAAAACGCTTGATATTTTACGTCACGAGACGAGTCTGACAGCTGTTccaacaattattaaattgtgaACAGGATTATATCAAACTCTCCCCCAATAGTGTTGTGTGCAAGCTTAGCTAAGTCTTGAGGCTTTCAAACAGAGATTCAAGTGTGTGTGATATTTCCACTGTTCATTTTATTTCGCCCCTCACTACTTTTTCGTGAAAGGGAaggaaaatttttttttgttcgggCATCTTGTATATATTGGTGCATTTCAGCCCGCAAAGGGTTTTCCCCAGTCTGCCCATGTCGCAACAACTGTACCGGTGCCGGTGGTGAAAACATTTTGTTTCCTCATTTTCCTTTCTTTATATTCCATTGTTCATGTCATTTTTCCCCCTCGTCGGCGAAGGTAGTaaacatttgtaattttttgtccaTTTTCCACATTTCCCGCTAGCTTTCATTTTCAAAAGAGGAGTGTTGTCGCGTCACCCCTACTGCAATGTAGGTGTCAGCATGTTGAGGTAAGCTCGCAGCAGCAGCGAGCAACAGAGCCAGTCGGCCCTAAGTCACCTTACGCGACACGCGCTTAATTCGGCGCCCCGGCTCCCGCCCGGTTAGCTCACCCTTGATAACCATCAGCTCTTATGTAAACTAATTTTAGTCAAGTgtgttaaataaacatttttaaacacCTACTGTGTTGAACACTTACATCCCAGTGCTCACCTTGCATAGACATTGACGAAGATAGGTAGTTAAAGAACCATCAGAACCCGCTATATGTAGCTTGacgaggattttttttttgtataaatcgGCTAGAACGGTAAACGATAACTATCAAATAACTCATGGGAAAGTGAATTGAAAACCCATACATTGAATTCTGCATCAAGCTTGTAAAACTGCTTCTCAACGGAGATTTCCAAAGCACGTACAAAGTCCCAATAAGATTGTAGGTCTGTGAATATTAAGACATTCGTATCGCCAACTATCTTTTtaagaataattataatatcattGGCATAGAACACATGGCTGAAAATTCCAAAATTGTATTTTAGGTCCCCATTAACGTTCAACATgtcattttatttcagtaactGAGGTACCTTTCACACAACAATAATACTTAAAAAGAAATCGCTACAAGAAGCGCTAGGAGTAACTTTTTAGGAGTATTTCTTTTTGGATTagtcattttataaaaatgtcaacTTCTATTGAGCAAGCTTTAAGCAATTAAAAATCGAATCAACACACATATTTGCATGAAGTTTGCCCGTGTAACTtaacaaatattaaaacataactATCAACTAAAGAAATATTTACACATGTCAAATTTACAGCATACAGAACTATTATAATAGAAAAACTATCAGATCTAATGGGAATTGAGGAGTATTTAACAACTAGAGTTTTAGATTGAGTAGTCAATATTACCTCAGTGCCCATTACTTGACAATTCTCACACCAGCTTCCCATTCGCCGGCAAAGTCGGGCCGTGTAAACAaatcaataaacaaaaataatgacaGTTTTGATGATTCATGGTTTATTAATTACAAGCAAATGCTACGGGATGTAGACTGCAATTATTTTTACTAAGCTGTTAACATTTCGATGCATCATTATCTCCATCCTAGCCTTCTCTCTAAGAGGGTTCACTAATGGTTCGCAACTAAattttggcaacctgattcatttcgcaactgtttaatatttctaaaactgtaaatatttcaggatttttataaaactaacctaacctaaagggttctacatgattaccctgaaataaatcttgaaatatttactgttttagtttgcgaaattaatcagactgccaaacgttagttgcgaaatgaacggatacccaCCCTCtaagagagcttgggctgtagttctcacgcgggcgtCGTGCAGATTGGGAAATTCCCACACATCGTCGAACAGTTTCACACGTGCACGCAGGTTTCCTAAcgagatgttttccttcaccgaaaagcatATGGAAAATTTCGAATGTATTTTCGTATATTTCCACAAAAACTTGAAATATGCGAGCACGGGCTtaaacccatgaccctctgacGACCGAGGCTACCACGGTTTTGATCACGGATCGGTTTAAAGGTGATCACTGTCTATATCCCTTAGCAAATAAACAAAAGTTGTCCAATAAATAATAGTCGACCAAGTTAATGCTACTATAAAATTTTTCGGGACACTTTCCCTGTCAGATAAAAAACGTAGGTGATTGTCCTATTCATTTGCAAAACACAGAATGCAAGTA
It encodes:
- the LOC141444939 gene encoding uncharacterized protein; the encoded protein is MDKRKLSELEKLRLKDRGDMVRRQKQKEQYLLKNQPDRGDVVRSKFLKLEDKFRTSQPERKKVEYKEEHKVERVSQSTDTYPELGSPKLPRRMEMPEKQPKLGCVEYRKRIRDRYTLKPKVLKDVDVKKEELIIIKEELPTTNKSSSEPKERAKSKESLETRLTKSDRTKTDKASVRKAPIKRKPIIKTITAKNDSLRVYKAVTFVDQKKSKPLEIKIPSEVKKVRSKPKLPKKDAHIQIEPSKVSVVKVAKKRKVLKKHNAKEICNFPTPAVSSAKILSPETEVAKWSSSNNHTMPYYEAWVNTTLAAISKYSKKDKLYLEKQNILQTFKRQLQQRQLSPELLYDKFEDERYTGKIKVRQGLKHVA